One window from the genome of Vidua chalybeata isolate OUT-0048 chromosome 3, bVidCha1 merged haplotype, whole genome shotgun sequence encodes:
- the FUT9 gene encoding 4-galactosyl-N-acetylglucosaminide 3-alpha-L-fucosyltransferase 9 isoform X2, whose translation MKEEAELGKKRGKSEQIMTSTSKGIFRPFFIIFVILGCFMAFILIYIKPTNSWISGPIESASSVLKMKNFFSSKTDNLNETTVLIWVWPFGQTFDLTSCQTMFNIPGCHLTIDRSLYNRSHAVLIHHRDISWDLANLPQQARPPFQKWIWMNLESPTHTPQKSGIEHLFNLTLTYRRDSDIQVPYGFMMVGTSSFTFEVPSKENLVCWVVSNWNPEHARVKYYNELSKYIEIHTYGQAFGDYVNDKNLIPTISTCKFYLSFENSIHKDYITEKLYNALLAGSVPVVLGPSRENYENYIPADSFIHVEDFLSPRELAEYLLMLDKNNKMYLSYFNWKKDFSVHLPRFWESHACLACDHVKRHQEYKSIGNLEKWFWN comes from the coding sequence tcagagcaAATTATGACATCGACATCTAAAGGAATTTTCCGgccattttttattatctttgttATCCTTGGTTGTTTCATGgcatttatattaatttatatcaAACCAACAAACAGCTGGATCTCTGGTCCTATAGAATCAGCCAGTTCAGTGTTGAAAATGAAGaacttcttttcttccaaaactgaTAATCTCAATGAAACTACTGTTTTGATCTGGGTTTGGCCATTTGGTCAGACATTCGATCTAACATCCTGCCAAACGATGTTCAACATCCCCGGGTGCCATCTGACTATTGACCGCTCCCTATATAACAGATCCCATGCTGTCCTCATTCATCACAGAGACATTAGCTGGGATCTGGCTAATTTACCTCAGCAAGCCAGGCCACCATTCCAGAAGTGGATTTGGATGAACCTGGAGTCTCCAACTCATACTCCACAAAAGAGTGGCATTGAACACCTTTTTAACCTGACCCTGACTTACCGGCGTGATTCGGATATCCAGGTGCCTTATGGCTTCATGATGGTTGGCACCAGTTCCTTCACATTTGAAGTGCCAAGTAAGGAAAACTTGGTCTGTTGGGTTGTGAGTAACTGGAACCCTGAGCACGCTCGAGTCAAGTATTACAACGAGCTTAGCAAATACATTGAAATCCACACCTACGGACAAGCCTTCGGAGACTACGTCAATGACAAAAACTTGATTCCAACTATCTCCACATGCAAATTCTacctttcctttgaaaattcaATCCACAAAGATTACATTACTGAGAAACTCTACAATGCTCTTCTGGCTGGATCAGTACCAGTTGTACTGGGCCCTTCCAGAGAAAATTATGAGAATTACATTCCAGCAGACTCTTTCATACATGTGGAagattttctttcccccagAGAGCTGGCAGAATATCTTCTGATGCTTGACAAAAATAATAAGATGTATCTTAGTTATTTCAACTGGAAGAAGGATTTTTCAGTGCATCTTCCTAGGTTCTGGGAATCACATGCATGTCTTGCTTGTGATCATGTGAAAAGACACCAGGAATACAAGTCCATTGGAAATTTAGAAAAATGGTTTTGGAATTAA
- the FUT9 gene encoding 4-galactosyl-N-acetylglucosaminide 3-alpha-L-fucosyltransferase 9 isoform X1 has product MKLLYSRMHHRWKILSPQPQCSEQIMTSTSKGIFRPFFIIFVILGCFMAFILIYIKPTNSWISGPIESASSVLKMKNFFSSKTDNLNETTVLIWVWPFGQTFDLTSCQTMFNIPGCHLTIDRSLYNRSHAVLIHHRDISWDLANLPQQARPPFQKWIWMNLESPTHTPQKSGIEHLFNLTLTYRRDSDIQVPYGFMMVGTSSFTFEVPSKENLVCWVVSNWNPEHARVKYYNELSKYIEIHTYGQAFGDYVNDKNLIPTISTCKFYLSFENSIHKDYITEKLYNALLAGSVPVVLGPSRENYENYIPADSFIHVEDFLSPRELAEYLLMLDKNNKMYLSYFNWKKDFSVHLPRFWESHACLACDHVKRHQEYKSIGNLEKWFWN; this is encoded by the coding sequence agcaAATTATGACATCGACATCTAAAGGAATTTTCCGgccattttttattatctttgttATCCTTGGTTGTTTCATGgcatttatattaatttatatcaAACCAACAAACAGCTGGATCTCTGGTCCTATAGAATCAGCCAGTTCAGTGTTGAAAATGAAGaacttcttttcttccaaaactgaTAATCTCAATGAAACTACTGTTTTGATCTGGGTTTGGCCATTTGGTCAGACATTCGATCTAACATCCTGCCAAACGATGTTCAACATCCCCGGGTGCCATCTGACTATTGACCGCTCCCTATATAACAGATCCCATGCTGTCCTCATTCATCACAGAGACATTAGCTGGGATCTGGCTAATTTACCTCAGCAAGCCAGGCCACCATTCCAGAAGTGGATTTGGATGAACCTGGAGTCTCCAACTCATACTCCACAAAAGAGTGGCATTGAACACCTTTTTAACCTGACCCTGACTTACCGGCGTGATTCGGATATCCAGGTGCCTTATGGCTTCATGATGGTTGGCACCAGTTCCTTCACATTTGAAGTGCCAAGTAAGGAAAACTTGGTCTGTTGGGTTGTGAGTAACTGGAACCCTGAGCACGCTCGAGTCAAGTATTACAACGAGCTTAGCAAATACATTGAAATCCACACCTACGGACAAGCCTTCGGAGACTACGTCAATGACAAAAACTTGATTCCAACTATCTCCACATGCAAATTCTacctttcctttgaaaattcaATCCACAAAGATTACATTACTGAGAAACTCTACAATGCTCTTCTGGCTGGATCAGTACCAGTTGTACTGGGCCCTTCCAGAGAAAATTATGAGAATTACATTCCAGCAGACTCTTTCATACATGTGGAagattttctttcccccagAGAGCTGGCAGAATATCTTCTGATGCTTGACAAAAATAATAAGATGTATCTTAGTTATTTCAACTGGAAGAAGGATTTTTCAGTGCATCTTCCTAGGTTCTGGGAATCACATGCATGTCTTGCTTGTGATCATGTGAAAAGACACCAGGAATACAAGTCCATTGGAAATTTAGAAAAATGGTTTTGGAATTAA